In bacterium, the DNA window GCTGCTGTGGCTCAGGGGTAGAGCACGTCCTTGGTAAGGACGGGGTCATGGGTTCAAATCCCATCAGCAGCTGAATGGGTTTTAATAATTCAAAAAACCTAAAAAGGAGGAGATAAATGGCGAAGGAGAAATTTATAAGGACGAAGNNNNNNNNNNNNNNNNNNNNNNNNNNNNNNNNNNNNNNNNNNNNNNNNNNNNNNNNNNNNNNNNNNNNNNNNNNNNNNNNNNNNNNNNNNNNNNNNNNNNAGAGAAGGAGGGAAGACAGTAGGTGCTGGTGCTGTTACTGAAATAATTGAATAAAGGAGTAAAATGAGAGAAATAGTTTCTTTGGTTTGTTCGGAATGTAAAAATAGAAACTATTATACAACTAAAAATAAAAAAGTTAAGAAGGATAAATTACAGTTGAGTAAGTATTGTCCCAACTGTAAAAAACATACTTTACATACAGAAGGTAAGTAAAAAATTTTGTGAACTTGACAGAAATAAAAATTAGAAGTATAATATTTTTTTGCAAAATTTATTTTTAAAAATTTAAACAATAAAGTGATTGGGAAAATAGGCCTGTAGCTCTAATTGGGAGAGCGGCGGACTCCAAATCCGTAGGTTGGAGGTTCGAGTCCTCCCAGGCCTGCTTGACAGGAATTTTTATGAAAGATAAAATAAAAAATTATTTATTTGAAATTAGGTCAGAATTGAAAAAAGTTACCTGGCCTGAAAAAAAAATTTTAAGGTTATCAACAGTGATAATAGTTTTTCTTATGGTTATTATGGCGCTTTATTTTGGAATAGTGGACTTAATTTTTTCAAAAGTTGTCAGTTTAATAATAAGGTGAAAAAATGAGTAAATGGTATATTTTACATGTTAGAACAGGGCAGGAAAAGAGAATAAAGAAACTTCTTGAGAATAGGGTTAATGACGACAAAAAAAGAATAAATCAGATTGTTATTCCAGAAGAAGAAGTCCTTGAAGTTGAAAAGGGAGAGAAAAAAGCAAAAAGTAGAAGGTTCTGGCAAGGATATATGCTTATTGAACTTGATGATGATTCAAATAATGAAATTGTCTGGCATAAAATAAAAACAACACCAGGAGTTTTTGGATTTCTTGGAGCAGGAGAGACCCCTGTTCCTTTAAAAGAAGAAGAGGTAGAAGAAATACAAAAGGAAATAGATGAGAGAAAGGCAAAACCATTACCGAAGGTTGAATTTAAAGTAAAAGATAGAATTGAGATTATAGATGGCCCTTTTGTAGGGTATACAGGAATTGTTGAAGAGGTTTATCCTGAGAGAGAACGTTTAAAAGTAAGTGTATCAATTTTTGGAAGAGCAACATCTCTTGAACTAAATTTCTGGCAGGTTGAAAAAATTACATAAATCTATAAAGGAGTAATAAAATGCCAGCAGAAAAAAAAGTAAAGGCAATAGTTAAATTGCAGATACCAGCAGGACAGGCAACTCCTGCTCCTCCTGTTGGACCTGCACTTGGTCAGCATGGCGTAAATATTATGGAGTTCTGTAAACAATTTAATAATGTTACGAAGGGAAAAGAAGGAACAACAATCCCTGTTGTTTTGACTGTTTATGAAGATAGAAGTTTTACATTTATAGTTAAAACACCTCCAACTTCAGAATTAATAAAAAAGGCAATTAAGATAGTCAAAGGTTCTTCTATTCCCAACAGGGAAAAAGTTGGCAGGATAACAAGAAAACAGATTGAAGAAATAGCAAAAATTAAATTACCAGATTTAAACACAAAGGATTTACAGAAGGCAGTAAAAATAATAGAAGGTTCCTGTAAAAGTATGGGAGTAGAAATTGTTGATTAAAAGGAGAAACTATGTCAAAAAGATACTCTGCTTTACTTGAAAAGGTTGACAGAACAAAATTATACGATATTGATGAGGCAATAGAAGTTTTAAAAGGTCTTCATTCAGCCGAATTTGATGAAAGCGTTGACCTTGCAATTAAACTTGGAGTTGACCCTAAGAAACTTCAGCAGCCAGTTAGAGGTTCAGTAATATTACCAAATGGAACAGGAAAAGAAATAAAAGTTCTCGTATTTGCAAGTGGAGAAAATCTCAAAAAAGCACTTGATTCCGGTGCTGATTATGCAGGTGGTAGTGAAATTGCTGAAAAGATAAAAAATGGATGGCTTGATTTTGATTATGTTATTGCTACGCCTGATATGATGAAGGTTGTTGCACCTCTTGGTAAAATTCTTGGTCCAAGAGGTTTAATGCCAAATCCTAAAACAGGCACAGTTACAGATAATATTGAAAATGCAGTTAAAGAAGCAAAAAAAGGTAAAGTTGATTTTAAAATGGATAAAGATGGAAATATACATTTTTCTGTAGGTAAAATTTCTTTTCCATCCGATAAACTTAAAGAAAACATAATTTCTGCAATTCTTGCTGTATTGAGTGTAAAACCACAGGGTGTAAAAGGAAGTTATATTAAATCAATACACCTTTCTCTTACAATGTCCCCTTCTGTAAAACTTAATGCTAATAAAATAATACAGGAATTAAAGGGAGTTTAAAATGAAAAAATGGACAAAAAAGAGAAAAGAGGAGGTTGTGAAAAAGTTGACAGAAGAATTTAAAAATAGTAAAATTAATATTTTAGGCAGCTTTTCAAACTTAACGGTTTCAGAGATGCAAAAGATAAGGGATTCTATTAAGGAATTTGGTGGTAATGTTATGGTTGTAAAAAACAATTTGATTGATATAGTTTTTCAGAACTTAAGCAAAGATGAAGTTTGCAAATTTATCAGTGGTCCAAGTTTTGTTATCTGGAGCAGTAAAGAAAATGAGATTGAAATTATAAAATCAGTTTTAAATTTTCAAAAAGACACAGGGAAAATAGAAATAAAAGGTGGTTTATTGAATGGCGAAGTAATAGAAAAAGATAAAATTGACCAAATTGGAAAACTGCCAGGTAAAAAAGAATTACAGGGTATGGTAATTACTATGATAAAAATGCCAACAGTAAGATTGGTAAATTCAATTAAAAGTCCAATGACAAAGTTAATAAATGTTTTAAATCAAATTAAAAGTAAAAAGGAGAGTTGAAATGGAAAATGTAGAAAAAAATGTTATTGATGAAATAGTAGAAAAAATTGAAAAACTTTCAGTTCTGGAAGTTGCTGAACTTGCAAAAAAACTTGAAGAAAAGTTTGGTGTAAGTGGGATGGTTGCTCCTGTTGGTGTTATCAGTGCTTCTGCACAACCTGCTGCAACTTCTGCTCCTGCAGAGGAAAAGACAACATTTGATGTAATACTTAAAAATGCTGGTTCAAACAAAATTCAGACAATAAAAGAAGTAAGAGCAATTACAAATCTTGGTTTGAAAGAAGCAAAGGATTTAGTAGAATCATTGCCAAAACCAATAAAAGAGAAAGTTAGTAAGGAAGAAGCGGAAGAAATAAAGAAAAAGTTTGATGCTATTGGAGCAGAAGTTGAAATAAAATAAACTTATTTTTTGAAAAAGGGGAAAAAAACATTTGATATTTTTATTTTTGATTTTTAATTTTAAAAAGGAGTAAAAATGGAATTAGTTGAAATTCCAGATTTGTTGAGTATCCAGAAAAAATCTTATGAAGAATTTTTGCAGAAGGATGTTCCTCCTGAAAAAAGAAAAATAAAGGGGTTGGAGGAAGTTTTCAGAAAAGTTTTTCCTGTTGAAAGTGAAGATGGATTATTAAAACTTGAATATATTTCCTATTCAATTGAAGACCCTTCAAATACTATTGAAGAATGCATAGAAGAAAAATTAACATATGAAGGTAAATTAAAAGTTAAATTTCGTCTTTTAATAAATAGAAAAACAGAAGGAGGCAGTTTCCATAATGTAGGTATAAAAGAACAGGTTGTTTATGTTGGTGGCATACCTTTAATGACAGAAAGTGGAAGTTTTGTAATAAATGGAATTGAAAGAGTTATTGTTAATCAACTTTTAAGATGTCCTGGAGTTTATTTTAAAGAAGAGGAAGTAATTCTCCAGAAAACATTATATTCAGCAAAAATTTATCCTTCAAGAGGTTTATGGATTGAAATCCATGTAGACCAGCATGACACTCTTTGGGTTTTGATAGGTAAAAAAAAGGTCCTTGCAACAACTTTTTTGAAAGCAATGGGGCTGACAGAAGAAGAAATTATAAAAGAGATATGCGGAGAACAATATAGAAGTATTGAAGAATTACCTGAAAAGTCCGTATTAAAAATAACTTTTTTGAAGGATAACACAAAGGATAAAGAGGATGCTTTAAAAAATATATATACTGAATTAAGACCGGGATACCCACCAATAATAAAAGAAGCAGAAAAATTCTTTAATTCATTATTTTTTACAAATGAGACATATGACCTTTCAGAAGCAGGTAGAAGTCAGATAAATAAAAAACTTGGGATTAATCTGAAAGAAAGACATTTAACAGGGCTTGATATTTTAAAAACAATAAAATACCTTTTAAATCTTTATGAAAAAAACGAAGGAGATACAGACGATATAGATCATCTGGGAAATAAAAGAGTAAGAGCATCCGCAGAAATTATTAAGGAACATGTTTATGAAGGACTTGTTCGTCTTGCAAGGTACTGTAAGGAGAAAATGGCACTTGTTGATAAAAGTAAAATTGAAGATATTTCCCCTCAGGAATTGATAAATCATAGATTTTTCGTAAATGTTGTAAATGATTTCTTTGCAAGAAATCAATTATCTCAGTTTCTTGATAAAACAAATCCACTTGCAGAAATAACTCATAAAAGAAGAATTACAGCAGTTGGAGAAGGTGGAGTTAAGGAAAGAAAAAGAGCAGGATTTGAAGTAAGAGATGTCCATTATACTCATTTTGGGAAAATATGTCCCATAGAAACACCTGAAGGAGCTAATATTGGCTTGATAAATTCTTTAACTGTTTATGCAAAAATAGATGAACTCGGATTTTTAAGGTCCCCTTATTTTAAAGTTAAGAATGGATATGTTAAAAGAGATAAAGTTGAATATTTAAGTGCAGATGAAGAAGAAAAGTATAATATTGCTCCTTCTGATATACCTTATGATGAAAAAACAGGACTTATTTCTCCTGAAACTGTTATTGTTCGCGGTAAAGAAGGTAATTTTATAGAAGTTAAAAGAGAGGAAATTGATTATATAGGTGTTTCGCCTGTTCAGATAGTTGGTGTGAGTGCTTCTTTAATTCCTTTCCTTGAGCATGACGATTCAAACAGAGCATTGATGGGTTCAAATATGCAGAGACAGTCAGTTCCGCCCATTAAACCTGAACCACCAATTGTAAAAACAGGAATGGAAAAGTATGTTGTAAGAGATTGTGGTGCAGTTATTAAGGCAAAAAACCCTGGAATTGTTGAATATGTTGATGCAGAGAAAATTATTGTGAAAAGAGACAATCCCGGGTTATTCCCCTGGGAAGAAAAAGATGTTTATTATCTGAAAAAGTTTAAGAAAACAAATCAGGATACTTGTTTTCATCAGAGACCTGTAGTTAATGTTGGAGATGTAGTTAAAGAAAATGATATTCTTACAGATGGTTTTGCAATTTCAAAAACTGGAGAACTTTCTCTTGGGAAAAATGTTCTTGTTGCTTTTATGCCCTGGCATGGCTATAATTATGAGGATGCTATATTATTAAGTGAAAGATTGGTTAAAGATGATGTTTTTACCACAATACACATTAAAGAATTTGAAGTTGAAGCAAGAGATACAGAACTCGGTCCTGAAGAAATTACATCAGACCTACCGAATGTTCCAGAAGAGCAACTTGTAAATCTTGATGAAGAAGGGATAGTTAAAATAGGAACTGAAGTTGAACCTGATGATATACTTGTTGGTAAAGTCACGCCAAGAGGAGAGTCAGAATTAACTCCTGAAGAAAAACTTTTAAGAGTAATTTTTGGAGAAAAGTCAAAAAATGTTTTAAATACTTCTGAAAGAGTTCCACCCGGAGTAAAAGGAGTTGTTATAAATGTCAGAAAATATAAAAGGAGAGAAGATGTTTCGGAAGAAGAAATAGAGAAAGAAGTAAAACAGATGTTGAAATCTTTTAAGGAAAAAGAAAAAATTGTTAAGGATATTATAACAGAAGAGATAAAAAAATTCCTCAGCAGTAAAAATTTAAAAATTAAAGTGACATCAGGAGTATCTGGATGGGAAAAGTTAATTAATAAAGTTCCAGACAATATAAGAGAAGATTTGATAAAAATAATAGAAATAGGGAAGAGTGAAATAGAAAAGATTGAAATACAGGCAAGAGAAGAAGAGTTAAAAATAAGAAAGGGATATGAACTTGACCCTGATGTTAGAATGAAAGTTGTGGTTGAAATTGCAACTAAAAAGAAAATTGCAGCTGGAGATAAAATGAGTGGAAGACACGGAAATAAAGGAGTTATTGCAAAAATTTTACCTGAAGAGGATATGCCTTTTCTTGAAGACGGAACTCCTGTTGATATTGTTTTAAATCCACTTGGAGTTCCTTCAAGAATGAATGTTGGACAGATTCTTGAAACACATCTTGGTTGGGCTTTGAAAACTCTTGGTTATAGCATGGAAGTTCCTGTTTTTAAAGGAGTTGAAGAAATAAAGATAAAACAACTTTTAAAAGAAGCAGGTTTACCTGAAAGTGGAAAAACAATTCTTTATGATGGACAGACAGGTGAACCGTTTTATCAACCTGTAACAGTTGGTTATATGTATATGATGAAATTAATTCATCTTGCTGATGAAAAAATTCATGCAAGATGTACTGGTTCATATTCTTTAATAACTCAACAGCCCCTTGGAGGTAGAGCACAGTTTGGCGGACAGAGGTTTGGAGAAATGGAGGTATGGGCGCTTGAAGGATATGGTGCTGCTCATACATTGAGGGAAATGTTAACTGTAAAGAGTGATGATACTGAAGGTAGAAAGATGATGTATGAATCAATTGCCAAGGGACTTGATTATGAGGGAGAAAATATTCCTGAATCATTCAAGGTTTTGAAAAAAGAATTGCAGGGTCTTGGTTTTGATATGAGATTGGAGAAAAAGAAAACAGAAGAAGGAGAAAAAGAAATTGTTACTATAAGAGTTGCTACACCAACTACTATAAGGTCGTGGTCCTACGGAGAAGTTAAAAAGGCAGAGACATTGAATTACAGGACATTAAGACCTGAAAGAGATGGATTATTCTGTGAAAAAATATTTGGTCCAGAAAAAGATTATGAATGTGCTTGCGGTAAATATAAAAAATTGAGATATAAAGGAATTATATGTGATAGATGTGGCGTTGAGGTAACTTCAAGGAAGGTTAGAAGAGAAAGGTTAGGACATATAGAACTTGCGACTCCTGTTTCTTATGTGTGGTTATTTAAAAGTGCTTCTAACTGGCTTGGTTTAATTTTAGACCTTTCTCAGTCAGAACTTGAAATGGTTCTTTATTATGAAAGGTACATAGTGATTGACCCCGGAGATACAAACCTTAAGGAAAAAATGTTGCTTACAGAAAAAGAATATCAAGAAAATAGAGAAAAATTTGGAAATAAATTTAAAGTTGGAATAGGTGCAGAAGGGATTCAGGAATTGCTTAAGAAAATAGATTTACAGAAGATGGAAGAAGAGATAAAAGAAGAATTGAAGAAAAAGAAAAAAACATATGAAGAGAAAAAAGAACTCATTAAAAAATTGAGAATGGTTCAGGGTTTAATAAAAACACAGGTTAAACCGGAATACCTTGTTACAAATATAATTCCAGTTATACCTCCTGATTTAAGACCACTTTTGCCTCTTGATGGTGGAAGATTTGTTGCTTCTGATTTAAATGATTTATATCAGAGAGTTATAAACAGAAATAATAGATTGAAAAAACTTATTAAACTTCAGACACCGGATATAATCGTCAGAAATGAAAAGAGGTTACTCCAGGAAGCAGTTGATGCTTTGATGGATAATGGAAAACATGGAATGCCAGTTCTTGGAAAGGGTAAAAGACCTTTAAAATCACTTGCAGAGGCATTAAGAGGGAAACAGGGAAGATTCAGACAGAATTTACTCGGGAAAAGAGTTGATTATTCTGGAAGAGCAGTTATTGTTGTTGGACCTTATTTGAAATTGAATGAGTGTGGAATCCCGAAGGAAATGGCTCTTGAACTTTTTAGTCCTTTTGTTTTAAGGGAATTCAGAAAAAAAGAATATTTCCATACACTTGGTAGTGCTAAGAGAGCCATAAGAGAAAATAGACCTGAGGTATGGGAGACACTTGAAAAAGTTATAAAAAATCATCCTGTGCTTTTAAACAGACAACCAACATTGCACAGATTGAGTATTCAAGCATTTGAACCAAGATTAATTGAAGGTAATGTTATTGCAATCCATCCACTTGTGTGTCCTGCTTACAATGCGGATTTTGATGGTGACACTATGAGTATTCATGTTCCTCTGACTCCTGAAGCAATACTTGAAGCAGAACTTTTAATGAAAGCAACAACCCATATCCTTTCACCTGCAAATGGTAGACCTGTTGTGACACCTACAAGAGATATAGTTATGGGTTGTGCTTATTTGACATATATGAGTGATGAGGAGGAATATCCAAAGGAAATTTCAAGTTTTGATGAAGCAAAGTATTTAAATTATATCGGAGAACTTGAATTACATAGACCAATAAGAGTTAAAGATGAAAAAGGGAATATATTAACAACGACTGTTGGAAGAATTATATTTAATGAGATTATTCCAGAGGAGATTCCATTTAAAAATGATATGTTTGAGTCAAGTAGCCTTGAAAAACTTATAGATGATATATTTACAAAATGTGGATATGAAAAAACAGTTGAGTTTCTTGATGCCTGTAAAGAACTTGGGTTTTATTATGCAACTGTGAGTGGAATCACCATCGGTATTGATGATCTTATTATTCCTGATATAAAGAAGAGT includes these proteins:
- the rpmG gene encoding 50S ribosomal protein L33; protein product: MREIVSLVCSECKNRNYYTTKNKKVKKDKLQLSKYCPNCKKHTLHTEGK
- the rplL gene encoding 50S ribosomal protein L7/L12, whose protein sequence is MENVEKNVIDEIVEKIEKLSVLEVAELAKKLEEKFGVSGMVAPVGVISASAQPAATSAPAEEKTTFDVILKNAGSNKIQTIKEVRAITNLGLKEAKDLVESLPKPIKEKVSKEEAEEIKKKFDAIGAEVEIK
- the rplK gene encoding 50S ribosomal protein L11 — protein: MPAEKKVKAIVKLQIPAGQATPAPPVGPALGQHGVNIMEFCKQFNNVTKGKEGTTIPVVLTVYEDRSFTFIVKTPPTSELIKKAIKIVKGSSIPNREKVGRITRKQIEEIAKIKLPDLNTKDLQKAVKIIEGSCKSMGVEIVD
- the nusG gene encoding transcription termination/antitermination protein NusG, with amino-acid sequence MSKWYILHVRTGQEKRIKKLLENRVNDDKKRINQIVIPEEEVLEVEKGEKKAKSRRFWQGYMLIELDDDSNNEIVWHKIKTTPGVFGFLGAGETPVPLKEEEVEEIQKEIDERKAKPLPKVEFKVKDRIEIIDGPFVGYTGIVEEVYPERERLKVSVSIFGRATSLELNFWQVEKIT
- the rpoC gene encoding DNA-directed RNA polymerase subunit beta' — protein: MELVEIPDLLSIQKKSYEEFLQKDVPPEKRKIKGLEEVFRKVFPVESEDGLLKLEYISYSIEDPSNTIEECIEEKLTYEGKLKVKFRLLINRKTEGGSFHNVGIKEQVVYVGGIPLMTESGSFVINGIERVIVNQLLRCPGVYFKEEEVILQKTLYSAKIYPSRGLWIEIHVDQHDTLWVLIGKKKVLATTFLKAMGLTEEEIIKEICGEQYRSIEELPEKSVLKITFLKDNTKDKEDALKNIYTELRPGYPPIIKEAEKFFNSLFFTNETYDLSEAGRSQINKKLGINLKERHLTGLDILKTIKYLLNLYEKNEGDTDDIDHLGNKRVRASAEIIKEHVYEGLVRLARYCKEKMALVDKSKIEDISPQELINHRFFVNVVNDFFARNQLSQFLDKTNPLAEITHKRRITAVGEGGVKERKRAGFEVRDVHYTHFGKICPIETPEGANIGLINSLTVYAKIDELGFLRSPYFKVKNGYVKRDKVEYLSADEEEKYNIAPSDIPYDEKTGLISPETVIVRGKEGNFIEVKREEIDYIGVSPVQIVGVSASLIPFLEHDDSNRALMGSNMQRQSVPPIKPEPPIVKTGMEKYVVRDCGAVIKAKNPGIVEYVDAEKIIVKRDNPGLFPWEEKDVYYLKKFKKTNQDTCFHQRPVVNVGDVVKENDILTDGFAISKTGELSLGKNVLVAFMPWHGYNYEDAILLSERLVKDDVFTTIHIKEFEVEARDTELGPEEITSDLPNVPEEQLVNLDEEGIVKIGTEVEPDDILVGKVTPRGESELTPEEKLLRVIFGEKSKNVLNTSERVPPGVKGVVINVRKYKRREDVSEEEIEKEVKQMLKSFKEKEKIVKDIITEEIKKFLSSKNLKIKVTSGVSGWEKLINKVPDNIREDLIKIIEIGKSEIEKIEIQAREEELKIRKGYELDPDVRMKVVVEIATKKKIAAGDKMSGRHGNKGVIAKILPEEDMPFLEDGTPVDIVLNPLGVPSRMNVGQILETHLGWALKTLGYSMEVPVFKGVEEIKIKQLLKEAGLPESGKTILYDGQTGEPFYQPVTVGYMYMMKLIHLADEKIHARCTGSYSLITQQPLGGRAQFGGQRFGEMEVWALEGYGAAHTLREMLTVKSDDTEGRKMMYESIAKGLDYEGENIPESFKVLKKELQGLGFDMRLEKKKTEEGEKEIVTIRVATPTTIRSWSYGEVKKAETLNYRTLRPERDGLFCEKIFGPEKDYECACGKYKKLRYKGIICDRCGVEVTSRKVRRERLGHIELATPVSYVWLFKSASNWLGLILDLSQSELEMVLYYERYIVIDPGDTNLKEKMLLTEKEYQENREKFGNKFKVGIGAEGIQELLKKIDLQKMEEEIKEELKKKKKTYEEKKELIKKLRMVQGLIKTQVKPEYLVTNIIPVIPPDLRPLLPLDGGRFVASDLNDLYQRVINRNNRLKKLIKLQTPDIIVRNEKRLLQEAVDALMDNGKHGMPVLGKGKRPLKSLAEALRGKQGRFRQNLLGKRVDYSGRAVIVVGPYLKLNECGIPKEMALELFSPFVLREFRKKEYFHTLGSAKRAIRENRPEVWETLEKVIKNHPVLLNRQPTLHRLSIQAFEPRLIEGNVIAIHPLVCPAYNADFDGDTMSIHVPLTPEAILEAELLMKATTHILSPANGRPVVTPTRDIVMGCAYLTYMSDEEEYPKEISSFDEAKYLNYIGELELHRPIRVKDEKGNILTTTVGRIIFNEIIPEEIPFKNDMFESSSLEKLIDDIFTKCGYEKTVEFLDACKELGFYYATVSGITIGIDDLIIPDIKKSLIDEAKKEVEKIERNYKKGIISEGERYNRKIDIWTSVTNELMEHVMNTIKNDVKVSPFRINPICLMVSSGARGNRTQVSQLMGMRGLMIRPTKKLTGGIGEIVETPVISNFREGLSVLEYFISVHGGRKGLVDTALKTSDAGYLSRRLVDVAHSVIVTEEDCGTLEGIYASPLIEGDEEFISLKERIIGRTALDNVVDIITDQIIVESGEIIDEEKAQKIIDTGIQRIRIRSVLTCKAEKGVCAKCYGWDLSRKKLVNVGEAIGIIAAQSIGEPGTQLTLRTFHTGGAASRGVGPSSVTSKNKGRIKYLEDLKVVKNKEGKNVVCQREGSVIIVDERDRELERYTLRVGSIIKFENGSVVEKGKVIAEWDPYSIPVIVDKEGIVKYKDIEVGKTAKEEIDSSSKRRNLIIIPHKEDMDPQIILLDDKGNIVGNYHIPIGANIIVNEGDKISQGEVIAKTPRTVGRVQDITGGLPRVSGLFEARPPKNPAILTEIDGFVKIEIEKGERKVRIVNPETKTEKEYIIPFWKTLVVSDGDYVLAGTELTDGFKSLNDILRIQGEKKVMEYLLNEIQKVYRVEGVKINDKHIEVIIRQMLSRVRIEDPGDTYLLEGEEINRYEIQKINESLPKGKKPATAKPLILGITRVALGSESFISAASFQETLKVLTNAAILGAEDYLEGLKENVILGKLIPAGTGIFEKKKEKIEEFEYTK
- the rplA gene encoding 50S ribosomal protein L1; the protein is MSKRYSALLEKVDRTKLYDIDEAIEVLKGLHSAEFDESVDLAIKLGVDPKKLQQPVRGSVILPNGTGKEIKVLVFASGENLKKALDSGADYAGGSEIAEKIKNGWLDFDYVIATPDMMKVVAPLGKILGPRGLMPNPKTGTVTDNIENAVKEAKKGKVDFKMDKDGNIHFSVGKISFPSDKLKENIISAILAVLSVKPQGVKGSYIKSIHLSLTMSPSVKLNANKIIQELKGV
- the rplJ gene encoding 50S ribosomal protein L10, which encodes MKKWTKKRKEEVVKKLTEEFKNSKINILGSFSNLTVSEMQKIRDSIKEFGGNVMVVKNNLIDIVFQNLSKDEVCKFISGPSFVIWSSKENEIEIIKSVLNFQKDTGKIEIKGGLLNGEVIEKDKIDQIGKLPGKKELQGMVITMIKMPTVRLVNSIKSPMTKLINVLNQIKSKKES
- the secE gene encoding preprotein translocase subunit SecE — protein: MKDKIKNYLFEIRSELKKVTWPEKKILRLSTVIIVFLMVIMALYFGIVDLIFSKVVSLIIR